TGATGGCTGCTGCAATATCTGGCTTATTTGATTTGACTGACAAATGCAAACTTGACCCGCTTTTGCCCAGTCCAATATTAGATTTAAGCACAAATGTGTGGCAGCCGGTGGCCAGTTGCACGTTGACCAGCGGCAAATTGGCCTTAATTTGCTTTGCTGTGTTTGTAAcatataaattttcatttcagttGCTTAGGCCTGGGCGGCTGGCCAAAGACGTTGCTCATTTTGCAGACGCGACCAGATTCTCAAGACCAGGCCAATTAAGAGCAACGTTGACGTCGCCGAAGAGCTTGGCAGCAAAAAGCGACCACAAgaagtggcagcaacaggtgttggcaacggcaacgcgACCAAGTGGCATCATTTGCGGTTGcactgttgccagttgcccgCGTCGGGCGCAACGGGAAATTGGAAAATCGGAAACATGTTCTTGCGGCGTCGCGGCAAGTCGCATAGTCGCCTGCCACTTTCCGCTCTTATCGGCCTGATGCATCGGCAAGTggagccgcaacagcagcagcagcagcaatttgtGTGTCATGCTGGTTGGGCAACCAGAACGGCAATCGCGCTGGGCGTGTTTCTAGCAGCCGCATCTGCAACAGCTTTGGGCACACCTGCtgtcgccgctgccgccgctccAGCTGCCGGCTCAATGCAAATCCAGATGTTGCAGGTGAACTGCACGCGTGAGCTGCTGGACATGCAGCTCACATTGAGTCGCACATTTCGCGGCCTGCTTTATGCCAAGGACTTTCCATTGGAGTGCCGGTCACGCGGCCAGGATGCCACGCAGATAGCGCTGCGAGTGCCCACCTCTGGCTGTGGTGTTCGCGCCGAGCCGCTGCCAGATGGCAGCATGGAGTACACAGTCCGCATCATGCTGCAAATGGAACAGAAACTGCGCCAAAGTACCGACATTCTGCGCACTGTGCGCTGCCAGCTGCCTGCCAAGGCCATGGGCATGCCCTTGCCGCCGCTGCACGGACGAGATCGGTATGTGGAAATGCGGCCATTGAAAgttaaacaaattcaattttaaattgtccTCAAAATCTCTTGCAGCAATGCACGAATGCGTGCTTTGGCCGTTGTCGCGTCCTCTGCAGCTGCGCATGCTTCGCATCATATGGATACGCCGCGTGTACGCATTTGGCTTGAGCTGGGCGGCCCCAATGGTTCCGGTTCTGTcgaagtgggcgtggcaaccACTCTAACTGTGCGCGCCATAGTGCCCGGCACAATTGGTGTGCGCGTCGTGGACTGTGCCGCACTCGACGGCTTGGGTGAGTCGACACAGCAGCTGCTCGACGCCCGCGGCTGTCCCATAGACGAGCAGGTGAGTCAATCAAATTGAACAAATCGCATAATTTGCATAACTTGCGAACGATTCTGCGATACGACGCTGGCCagacaaataattaattaaacataatttgaATGTGCTTTAGAGATGAATCTTTGTTGCTTATCGATTGATTGGCAAAACTTTCAATTTTACCAACACTGCAAAAGTGAGTGCAATTTGTGATTCGGCTGGCAACGCCAGTCCTgtgtgcagcagcaactgttgttattgttgttgtcgtcgcaGTGTTGTGCAATTGGTGCGCATCATTAAATATAACGGTTATTACAACACTCAACCAGCACTGACGTCAGCAGCGAGTCAAAACCGAAAACGGTTAGACGTAATTACGCGCGCATCGTTAGAACAgtttgcgtttgcgtttgcgtttTGCGCCTGCCCAGCCAAGCAGCTTAGTGGCCATTAAAAGCaactgcctctgcctctgcctctgcctctgcctctgccactGGCACTGGCTCTGCCAAGCGTTCTTCAGTTCTTCTTGAGTAAATTAGGAGGTCACAACAATTAGCCAACAGTGGAACACatagatatgtatatttggcgtttaacattttgacatggcTGCccgcaaaggcaaaggcaaaggcaatagcattagcattagcattagcaatagcaatagcaatgCCAAGCTaaaagcatttgcatttggtcGTCGGCGCCGTCGCAGCTTTGTGCACATGTCATGACAGAAAATGGGTCAAACAaatcttctgctgctgtttggcCATTGTGAGGTGGCTGGCTGGCAAGAAAAATCACACGgcttaatttgtatttttattttaacggACAccgacacggacacggacacgggcAAAGCCAagaaaacatttgcattttatgtttgttttattgttcGTCACAATGCTAACCCATCAGCCCATCAGTGCCCCaactccgtctccgtctccgtctccgatCCCGTCACCATCCATCGTCCCCCGCCAAACGCGCTGCGACGCTGTCTTCCGTTTGAGCacattttcgttttctttcACGTTTAGTTTTATTGtgtttgcaaataatttatgcaccCGTTGCCAGCTTGGATTATTTATTTGGCTCAGAGATGGCTTCTAGGTCAGTGAGCTTTGCTTTGAAAAGTGAAACATTCTGCGGCTGCAGAACAGTTTCTGATCAGAATGTGACCTACAAAAATCTACACGTTACGAATGCACCTGACCTAAAACCCACCCTCGAAACGGTGCAGGCCTGGCCAATGGCAAATGACAATACACAAATAAGCCGAGCTGGTCTTAACTCCAGGCCCCAATTTGGGCGTAGGCTCAATGCCTTGTCCGATCTATCTATATGGCACACATGCTACtagacagaaggaagcatctacTCCTAGACtacaaagtatatatgttcttgatcagctAGAGCCATATAATGTGTCTGGCTTATATTCGTGTCCTGTTACTctcataaaaaaagaaaactgaaaTCATTTTTGAGATGTGTTTTTCTAAAATCGCAAGCTATAAGAACCAGATGCCTAGATTAGCTTACTTTTAATTGCTTATTATAGTTTTTAGCGGTAGATGTGTAAAccgtactatatatatatatattcttgatcagcatcaacagccgagttgatataaacacgtctgtctgtctcaGCTTTAAATCTATTGTCCTAAAGCCTCGCCTAAGTCCGTCTTTCAAAGCATATATCTGTCGAAAAGTCTTATAAGAATACCTTTCTGATttgtcaagacatcttgacccaAACTGGGAATCTATTCGTTAACTATGCTAATCTAGAATAGACTAGTATAGCAATAATTTCTAATGAAATCAGCTGAAAGGCAGCCAGATTTAGCTGTGTTtcaagatacacacacacacacacacacacacacacacatatatatatatatatatatatatatatagtcttaCTATTCTccatatataccctgtaagccTTAGTTCTACAAGAGTATTTAAgaaattggtttatttatcAGGCGGTTTGTTTCGCTTCTGATGACAGTTTTCTGATTTGGTTTCAATTCGAAAAAGCTTCAGTAGGGTTGATAGAGTTATTATTATGTTTCTTTTATtgagtttatttaattaatttaatttaattaaattggttAAAGTTAACCATGCGCCAGCCTGGCTTTTATGGCTGTTTGAAGAAAAACCTAGGTCAGTTTTCGATTTAGTGAAATCAGTCAGCTGTGCCCTAGAGCCAAATGGATGTGTCTTTGAACTGATTTGAACTTCCGTTGCAAATTGTGTATTGCTAGTGTTTATAGTTGTAATTGTTTTAAGTTTctcacaaaaacacacacgtGCTCTTGAGGTATGTAAATTGAAACCAGGTAGCGGCTGCTGCAACTTGTGGCATGCAGCAAGTACAAGTGGCAGACAGCAACAATGGCAAGACGTAAATCACATGAGGCTCTTATTTCATACTCAaccatctacatacatatatggctAATGTACGCTTATATGTCTATGCACCAGTGTTGTCAACATGAAAAAGTAGCTATTATTCAGTGTTTGAAATAGCTAAAAACTGCTGAATCAAGCTGAGAGAGACAAAAGGTTGCCACTTTTTGCGCTGTTTCCCTTGAAGCAGGTTAAGTGCTTCGCTTAAATTGCTTGGCCATGTTTTATgtaaatcattttgctattgaGATGCTCTATGAACTAATAAAATGGATTCTTCTTATCAGAATAGCTAAATTCGTTTGAAAATAGCCAGAATTTCAGCATTTTTACTGCTAGCCAAATGTAGCTAAAAAGAAATAGCTCAATTGGCAACTCTGCCTGGCACACACAGAGTTCAAAGCTGAgcagcattgttgttgttgttgttgttgttgttactgtccGTGAACTTGGCTTATGGCTTTTGTTACCGTTGCTCGCAACGGAAGTGGCCAAATAATGCACGTGTGTGAGTTGAGTGCGGGGTGGCACTGCCACTGCAACTGAAGTGTTTTCTGTCGTCAGCCACAATTGTATAAGCGGCCATAAACAGTGCCCACATTCGACAAGGGTCAACAGAAACTGGTTCACTTAGCGAACAGTTATACTCTGGACTCAGTTAGGCCAAGTGCTTAGCTAATGCTGGGAGGAACTTTCAATTTCGGGTTCGCTTTaaatatacgtacatatataaacattctTAAAACCCTAAGGCATAGTTGAaacatttgaataatttatgcaaactGTGTTCGATTATTGAAATGATTTTCACCAGCAAGAAGAGTAGCCCCACACATTGGTGTGTAGCCGACTGTGtaatactctgttcacagtaCAATTACCGATTAAATCAGTCGAACAGAGTTTTCTTGCTGGTCGCTCAAAAATTCTAAACCACAGTGCAGGCTTTCAACTGTGACCTTAGAAGCGGTGAGGGTGGATGTGACCGCAATATTTACGGCTCGATATTTAGAGAAGGTCATTAGTCATTAGTCATTAGTCATTAGACGTCGAGCTGCCAACTCTGTTAATTATGGCTCTAAGCGAAAACTCGACCGATTTTCCATTGgggatatattatatagtagcTCGATGTTGATATAAGCCACATGATTCCTTTGCAACAAAAAGACGGACCTATGCAAAGCTTAATGACGATAGCTTTGACAATGAGAAAATAGGTTGCATAGAAAATGACAGTCAGATATGGCTATATTGACTTGACGGTTGATTAGGATCGAGGTCTAATATGATGTCGATTATGATTCTGTCAATGTCATCTGCACTTGGTCAACTTGTAAAAATCCAAGGAAAACAGTAATGCATTGCCGAGAAGCTAATAATAGGCTAatttcattgaaaatgggaaaCAGAATTTCCAGCATATAGATAAATTGCAAGAATGCACATCTGACAGAAAATGTAAATTGAATGTGAGTTTACTTTtgcttatttaaataaaatttaatttcataattgttttttttttttttaatgtacttAATTTGCTTGCCAGCAATAATAAAGCTCGAAGAGTTTCTCTCTCGCAGTGCGATCAAAATTTTGTCGATGTCATCCGAAGATAACAATTAAATACGAATACTTAAACACAAACATTTGCAGGTAATGCCGGCGCTGCACACAAGGTTCAAGCCCGCCGAGGAGGGCTGGTCCAAGCAGCACGAGGAAGATCTGGTCGAGCGGACGTTCATGGCAACATTTCCCGCCTTCAAGTTTCCTGATCGCGAGCGCCTGCACGTCAGCTGCGGCGTGCAGCTCTGCAAAGGGAAGTGTCCGAATGTGagtagtgtatatatatatatatatatgt
This window of the Drosophila virilis strain 15010-1051.87 chromosome X, Dvir_AGI_RSII-ME, whole genome shotgun sequence genome carries:
- the cyr gene encoding uncharacterized protein cyr, with the protein product MFLRRRGKSHSRLPLSALIGLMHRQVEPQQQQQQQFVCHAGWATRTAIALGVFLAAASATALGTPAVAAAAAPAAGSMQIQMLQVNCTRELLDMQLTLSRTFRGLLYAKDFPLECRSRGQDATQIALRVPTSGCGVRAEPLPDGSMEYTVRIMLQMEQKLRQSTDILRTVRCQLPAKAMGMPLPPLHGRDRNARMRALAVVASSAAAHASHHMDTPRVRIWLELGGPNGSGSVEVGVATTLTVRAIVPGTIGVRVVDCAALDGLGESTQQLLDARGCPIDEQVMPALHTRFKPAEEGWSKQHEEDLVERTFMATFPAFKFPDRERLHVSCGVQLCKGKCPNLNCRLAEQQLQLNADQHLARIEVFNSLAVTAPQIEVDRLRYDRRYNMSVEDYVPNVRPLVGEGTLCLSISKLAISFCILGSIFLVAVIVAIFSLIRTRRRQQGRCAGLGLAGAGTTASTSNSSSRLHRAEICTSMFSSSSESAQSAPRFGGKFLMPLPYYPTTLPYGRVY